TATTTCGGACAAGAGATTCCCGACCGTGGTGTCAGTCATGCGTTGGAGCTGCTAGGGTTTAGCTGGACGGAAAAGTCAGCGGATACTGAGGGAGAGCCACCATTGGAAGAATTACGGCGTGACGTGGAACATGGACCCGTTTTGCTCGGACCACTTGATATGGGCTATTTGACGTATAATCCCAATGCTGCTTATTTGGGGGGCGCTGACCATTTTGTTCTCGCATACAGGATGGATGAGCAAGCAATCTACCTGCATGATCCAGCAGGATTCCCTTTTGTGAGCTTGCCATTGTCCCAGTTTGTCTTGGCATGGAAAGCTGAAAAAATCTTCGATCGCCTCTTTTCTTATCACTACTGGACAGCACCAAAGCGTGTAGGCAGTCCGTCAGAGGAGGAACAAGCTGCAAACGCCCTTCGTTTATTCCAAGGGATTTATCAGGAAAGTGCATCGGCTAAACCAAGCACTTCGGTCCTATACGGAAGGGAAGCGATCCTGCGGGTAGTGAAACGGATAGAAGAGGAGGGCGGCCTCTCCCCAGCAGAAATTGGTCATCTCTCCTATTTTGCTTTCCAATTAGGGGCGAGGCGAGCCATGGATTTCGCTGTGTTTTTCTCGAAGCATGCGCCAGAGCTGGCGGCAATTAAAGAGAGGCAGGCGAAGCAATTTGGACGTTGTCACACACTGATCGTGGAAAAGAATGAGCAAGAGCTAGCGAATGCCATACGCGTATTGGCAGACATCGAAGAGGAATTTCGCTACGTGCTTTGCGCCAAATAATATTGTTCCCCCAAGTGAGTAAGTAATGCTCATTGGGGGTTTTCTTTAATTTGAATATTATTACTTTTTTATGACTCATGACAATCTCATCCCGGATGTGTTACCTTGTTATTCATTAGTCCGCGTAAAGGAGACAAAGTCCATTCCACGCGGACGTTATTTATTAAAAATTAACGGAGGTTTACTATTAATGAAAAAGCTAGGTTTACTACCCAAAATCCTGATCGCCATTGTCCTCGGGATCGGGATCGGTTCTATATCGCCGATTTGGGTTGTGAAAGGATTGGCTACATTTAGTGGCCTGTTTGGAAATTTCCTCGGATTTGCGATTCCGTTGATTATCATTGGATTTATCGCGCCAGGCATCGGTGAGCTGGGCAAAGGGGCAGGGCGTTTGCTTGGGGTAACCACAGGGGTTGCTTACCTGTCAACGATCCTTGCAGGAACCCTTGCTTATTGGGTCAGTACGAGTATTTTTCCACACATTCTTGAGGTAGGTGGACTGGTGAATCAGTATGCCAACCCGGAGGAAGCACTGGTGAAGCCATTCTTTACCGTGGACATGCCGCCGATTGTAGGTGTGATGACAGCATTATTGCTTGCCTTTACCCTTGGTCTTGGAGCGACTGTCATCAAAGGGAATGCCCTCCAAAATGTGATGGTAGACTTGAGAGATATCGTCGAGAAGCTGATTGCTTCCGTCATTATCCCGTTGCTTCCCTTACATATTCTGTCTGTATTTTCCAACCTGACCTATGGTGGACAAGTCACCATCATTCTATCCGTCTTCGTGAAAGTTTTCGTCATGATTATCGCCTTGCATCTATTCTATCTGTTCGTGCAGTACATGATAGCAGCCCAGATGGGACGCAAAAATCCATTTACGCTGATAAAAAATATGCTCCCCGCTTACTTCACAGCGATTGGAACGCA
This genomic stretch from Brevibacillus brevis harbors:
- a CDS encoding dicarboxylate/amino acid:cation symporter — encoded protein: MKKLGLLPKILIAIVLGIGIGSISPIWVVKGLATFSGLFGNFLGFAIPLIIIGFIAPGIGELGKGAGRLLGVTTGVAYLSTILAGTLAYWVSTSIFPHILEVGGLVNQYANPEEALVKPFFTVDMPPIVGVMTALLLAFTLGLGATVIKGNALQNVMVDLRDIVEKLIASVIIPLLPLHILSVFSNLTYGGQVTIILSVFVKVFVMIIALHLFYLFVQYMIAAQMGRKNPFTLIKNMLPAYFTAIGTQSSAATIPVTLNQTKKNGVSEKIADFVVPLCATIHLSGSTITLVSCSMAVMMLNDMTTSFSVMFPFILMLGVTMIAAPGVPGGAVMAALGLMESMLGFTTTLTSLMIALYIAQDSFGTACNVTGDGAIAVITDRLSEEKAA